In Polyangiaceae bacterium, the genomic window CCGTTCGGACCTGCGACGTGGCTCTGCCCGAAGTAGGGCTGGTTCCAGGGGGGCTCCTGGCCTTTGCGGTTCGAGCCGGCGATGAACAGGCGGTGGCGCGCGGCGTCCACCTGGAACTCGAGCTGCCACATGCGCTGGCTCTTGTCGCCGAAGGTGACGGCGGGCGAGAACACGAGCTCGGCGCCTTCGCGGGCGAGCGAGTACATCACGCCCTCGAAGTGGCGGTCGTAGCAGATGGCCGCACCGATGCGGCCGGCTGAGGTCTGGTACACCGGAAAGAACGGGTTCTTCGACACGTTGGCGGCGCTCTCGCCGTTCTGGCCGTCGCTCTTGTCGTAGTAGTACGGCTCGTCGAAGCTGCCCTGCTCGTTCTGTCCGCAGGGCAGGTGGGTCTTGCGGTATTTGCCCAGTACCTGGCCCTGCTCGTCGATGAAGACGGCGGTGTTGAAGCGCTGGCCGCGCGGATCGCGCTCGTAGATGGGCGCGACCACGATCATCGAGAGCTCCTTGGCGGCGGCCCGCAGCGTGGTCACGGTGGGCCCGGTCGCGGCGTCCTCCGCCAGGGCGAACCACATCGGGTGCTTGCCCAGGGCGAAGTAGGGCCCGGGGAAGAGCTCGCCGAAGCCGATGACCTCGACGCTTTGGGCCTTGGCGGCGCGCATCAAGTCCACGTGGTGGGCGACGTTCTGCTCGCGCAGAGCGTCGAGCTTGCCTTCGAGCTGGGCGAGCTCGGCGACGCTCGCCGGCATGTCGCGGTAGGCGTTCACCGTCTGGGTCACCGCGATGCGGGTCATGGTTCCTCGTTGGCGAAGGAGAGAAGCACGTCCAGAGCCACGTTGACTCCGTTCGCGCACTGCTCGCGGGTCGAGAGCTCCCGGGGGTTGTGGCTGATGCCGTCGTATTCACCCGGCACGAACACCATGCCGGCCTGGGTCAGGCGCGCCATCTCTTGGGCGTCGTGCCCGGCGCCGGACACGATGCGCTCGGTGGAGAGGCCCCGGGCCTTCGCCGCGGCCTCGACGCGGTCCTGAACCACGTCCGCGAAGCGCACCGTCTCGGTGCGGGCGGTCTGGCGCCAGCTGAGCTTGACGTTCTCGAGCGTCTCGACCTCGGCGTAATACTCGATGAGATCTGCCTCGGCGCGGCGCATCAGCGCGTCGTCGGGGTTTCTGAGATCCACGCTGCACACGACCTCCGCTGGCACCACGTTGACCAGCCCCGGCCGCGGGATGATCGAGCCCATGGTGGTGCGCATGCCGTCCCCGTAGCGGCCCGAGGTGGCCATCTCGCGCATGCGGAGCGCGATGCGCGCGGCGGCGACCGCCGGATCGGCGCGCAGACCCATGGGCGTTGTGCCGGCGTGGGCGCTCTTGCCCACGATGCCGAGCTCGTGCCAGCTGATGGCCTGCACGCCGGTGACCACGCCGATGTCCGTGCCGTTCGCGCGCAAGACCGGGCCTTGCTCGATGTGGCACTCCAGGTAGGCGTAGGGCGCGGCGAGCAGCTCCTCGCTGTCGCCCAGGAAGCCGATGGCCGAGAGCTCGTCCTTGAGCAGGAGCCCCCGCTTGTCCCTGAGAGCGTAGGCGGCCTCGAGGGTGAGGCGCCCGGTGGCCACGGCGCTCCCGAGCATGTCGGTGCCGAAGCGCGAGCCCTCTTCGTCCGTGAAAAACGCGACCACCAGCGGCCGCAGCGTGCGGAGGCCGTGCTGGTTCAAGCTGGCGATCACCTCGAGGCCGCCCAAGACGCCCAGGCAGCCGTCGAAGCGACCGGCGGTCTCCACGGAGTCGATGTGCGAGCCCATCATCACGGGCGAAAGCTCGGGTCGTTGGCCTTCGCGCCGGGCGTAGACGTTGCCGATGCGATCGACCGTGACCGCCAAACCCAGGCGCTTCATCTGCTCGACCACGTGGCGGCGACCAGCGCCGTCGGCAGCGGTGAGCGCCAGGCGGTTCACCCCGCGGAGGCCCGTGCGCGGGTCGTCGTAGGCGCCGATCTCGCCCAGCGCTGCCAGCGAGGCGTAGAGGCGATCGGGATCGATGGAGGGCTGGCTCATCGGAGCTCCTTCATGCGTTGCCAGAGAGCCGGGGCCTCCGCGTTGGCGTTGCGGTGGATCCGCGCGAGATCTGCCCGAGTGAGCCGGCCGTCCTCGACGACGAGCTCGCCGGCGACCAGGACGTGCCGCGGCTTGTCGGCGTCGCCCCAGACGGCCAGATCTGCGGCAGCGCCCAGGCTGAGCTCGGGCTCGAGGCGTACTCCGAACAGCTCCGAAGCCAGCGCGTAGGCGCCGCGTGCCCGAGCCGCGAGCAGCTCCGGGCCGAGCGGATGGCCCGCGCGCTCGGCTTCCTCGGCGAGCGCTGCGCGCTCCAGGGCCATCTCGGCGGGGTAGCCGTCGGTGCCCAAGGCGACGTGCCGGCTCGCGTCGAGGTTCTTGGCGAAGCCCACGCGGTTTCCGGCGTTGGAGCGCGGGTTCTGCACCAGCCACAGCCCGGCCTCGTCCGCCGCGCGCACCTGCTCCGGCGTGAGGTGCACGCCGTGCGCCAGGATCGAGCCGCGCGGCAGCGCGCCGAGCTCGAGCAGGCGCTCGAGCGGCCCGGCGAACCCGCGGCGCTTGGCGTCCGCGACGTCCGCCGCGTCCTCCGCCACGTGAACGTGCACCGGCAACCCGAGCCCGCCTGCGAGCCTCACCGTCTCGTCGCTGACCGTGAACGAGGCGTGCAGGGCCGCCAGCGGCCGGACCAGCGGGCGGCGGTTTTCCCGGGCGAAGCGCCGGCACTCCCCGAGGCCGCGGCGCCCTTCCTCCGGGCCGCCGTTGCGATCCGTGGCGCCGTAACCGGTGGCCAGGCGACAGCCCAGGCTGTGGGCCGCGTCGCCGAGCAGATCGAGCGAGCCTTCGATCAAGGCGGGCGACTCGTGGTGGTCGATGAGCGCGGTGGTGCCGGCGAGCAGCGACTCCGCCAGGTAGAGCTCGGCGGAGACGAACAGCGACTCCGCGTCGAGGGCGCGGTCGAGCCGCCACCACAGCCGCTCCAGGATTTGGACGAAGCTCTCCGGCGGCGGCTCCGGCGCAGGCATGCCGAGCGGCGCGAGGCCGCTGTAGAGGTGCGTGTGCGCGTTGACGGCGCCAGGGCGGATGGACAGGCCGCGGCAATCGAGGACCTTCGCGCCGGCCGGGGCGCGGGCACCCGGGCCGAGCGCGGCGATCACGCCGCCGTCGACCAGAACCGAGTGCTCGCCTGCGTCGAGATACAGGGCGCTCAGCGCCACTTCTCCCGATCTCCCTTGATGCGGCCGACGCTCATCGCCTTGGCGGCGGGCGAGTCCTTCATCGGCAACGTGGTGCGGCGAATGCCGTCGAAGGCCTCCAGCGCACCGGCCACCGCGCCCGCAGTGGGCACCAGGCCGATCTCGCCGACACCTTTGGCCCCGAACGGACCCTCGGGCTCCGGCTCCTCGACCATGATCACGTCCACCTTGGGCATGTCGCGGGCGCGCAGGACGCCGATCTCGCGCAGCTTGAACGTGACCGGCATGCCGTTCTCCGTCGGCAGCTCCTCGGTCAGGGCGTAGCCGATGCCCATGTGCACCGAGCCCTCGATCTGGCCGGAGCAGAGCACCGGGTTCACCACGCGCCCGACGTCGTGCGCGGCGACGAAGCGCTCGATGCGCCCTTTTTCGTCCAGGATGCAGACCTGCGTGGCGTAGCCGAAGGCGGTGTGCGTCTTGATCTTGGCCGCCGGCTTGCCGAGCGGGGTGGTGTCGGCGATCACGATGTCCGCGGCGTAGACCTGGCCCACCAGATCACCGAGCGTCTTGCCGCGATCGAGATCCGCCTTGAGCTTCTCGGCGGCGCTCTTCACGGCGTTGCCGGCGAAGAGCGTGGCGCGGGAGCCGGTTGTCTGACCGCAGCCGAGGGCGAACGTCGAGTCCACCTTGGGGCGGAACACGCTGCCGGGCAGGCCGGTCACCTCGGTCGCGAACTGGATCAGGATGGTGAGCAGGCCCTGACCCATCTCGGTGTAGCCGTTGTAGAGCGACACCGTCAGGTCCTTCTCGACCACCATCCGGCACTTGCCCCACTCCTCGACGCCGTTGCCGATGCCGCTGTTCTTGATGCCGCAGCCGATGCCCACGGCTTTGCCGGCGTTCTTGGCCTGGTAGTAGACGTCTTTGACGGCCTCGAGGGTCTTGCGGATGCCGACGGACTTCTCCAGCACCTGGCCCGTGGAGAACAGGTCGCCAACGGCGACGATGTTGCGATCGCGGATCTGGTAGGCGTCGATGCCGACCTTCTTCGCCAGGAGATCCAGGCAGCCCTCGATGGCGAAGCTCGCCTGGTTCGCGCCGAAGCCGCGCATGGCGCCGCAGGGCGGGTTGTTGGTGTAGGCGGCGACGGCCTCCACGTCCACGTTCGGGACGCGGTAAGGCCCGCAGGAGTGGCCGGCCGCGCGCTCCAGCACTTTGCCGCCCACGGAGGCGTAAGGACCCGAGTCGCCGACCATGCGCGCCTTCACCGCAGTGAGGCGTCCCTCCGCGTCGCAGCCCACCTTGTACTGCATGTGGATGGGGTGGCGCTTCGGGTGGATGCGGATGGACTCCTCGCGCGTCAGCTCGATGCGCACGGGCCGACCGGTGAGCTTCGCGAGCAGCGCGGTCTGCGACTGCACGCTCATGTCCTCCTTGCCGCCGAAGGCGCCGCCATTCGGCACCAGCTCGACGTACAGGTCGTCTTCCGGGATCCCCAGGAGCTTCGCCACTTGCCGGCGGTCGTCGAACACGCCCTGGCCCTGGGTGTAGAGGGCCATCTTCCCGCCCGGCAGCGGCTCTGCCAGGGCCGCCTCCGGCTCCAGGTACAGGTGCTCGATGCGCTGGGTCTGCCAGGTCCCCTCCACCACGTGGGCGCTCTGGGCGAAGGCCACCTCGACGTCGCCGCGCTTGATGATGGAGCGCGAGAGCACGTTGTCGTGGGTGGGGTTCACGCGCGGCGCGCCCTCCGCGAGCGCTTCGGCCGGCGAGAGCATGGGCGTCAGCACCTCGTAGTCCACCTCGACCAGGGCCGCTGCGGCGCGCGCCGTCGCCTCGTCGTCGGCCGCCACCGCCGCGAGCACGTCGCCGACGTAGCGGGCTTCTTCGCCGACGGCGATGAACGCAGGCCAGTCGGCGTAGAGCAGGCCGTACCAGCGCTCGCCGGGCACGTCGGCGGCGGTCGCCACCGCGCGGACGCCGGGGTGCGCCTTGGCCTTGGTCGTGTCGATGCGCGTCACCTTCGCCCGCGGGTGCGGCGACAGCACCAGGGCGCCGTGGAGCATGCCCTCGCGCACCATGTCGGCGACGTAGGGCCGGTCGCCGAGGGTCATCTCCGCGCCCCGGTAGCGGGGGTAGGGCTTGCCGAGGCCGGCGTCCGCGCTCGCCTCGGGCAGCGGCTCGCCGCGCTTCGCCTTCGCGTAGAGCTCGATGGCGTCGATGATCTTCACGTAGCCGGTGCAGCGGCAGAGGTGGCCATCGACGGCCTTGGCGATCTCGTCGCGGCTGGGGCTCGGGTTCTTGTCGCAGAGCTGCTTGGCGCGCAGGGCGAAGCCGGGGATGCAGAAGCCGCACTGGAGCCCGCCGGACACCACGAAGGCTTGGGAGAGCAGCGAGCGATCGCTCTCGGGCAGGCCCTCCAGCGTGACCACCTCCTTGCCCGCCACCTTCTCGGCGTCGAGGGCGCAGGTCGTCTTCGCCTGGCCGTCTACCAGGGCCAGGCAGCAGCCGCACTGGCCCTGGGGCTGGCAGCCGTCCTTGGTGGAGGTGACGCCGCAGCGGTCGCGGAGCGCGTCGAGCAGCGACTCCCCCGCCGCCACTTCGAGGTGGCGCTTCTCCCCATTCAGCGTGAAGTCGATGCCGGGCATGGGGCAGAGAATATCAGAGTCTCAGCCGAGGCCCACCCGCGCGTTGAACTCGCCGATCAGCTCGTCGAGCTTGGGCGCAAGCTTCGGGATCCCGGTCCAGTACTCGTCGTCGTGCCACTGCTGTTGGATCTCCGCGTAGGTCTTCCCCTGCTGCTCGACCCACGTGTAGTACTTCAGGCTGTGGACGCGCTTCTTCGCGGGGTGCGACAGCTCCTCCATCAGGTCGGTGCCCACGCCCAGGATGTGGCGCTCGTGCGCCACGGCGGCGTCCACCTCGGTGAAGGCGCCGCGCTCGGCGTTCAGCTCGGCGAGGCGGCTCTGGTACATCTCCATCGAGTCGGTGAGCACGGTCATCACCACGCTCTCGCGGCCGAGCTCGTACCACTTGGCCAGCTTGATGGCGCTGAGCAGGTTGGCCGCGCCGGAGATCCCGAGGAGCGAGAGCTTGTCGATGAAGGCCGCCGAGAGGCCGCGGCTCGCCAAGTGCTTCTTGCCCGCCGGCTCGTTGAACAGGCGGATGGCCGAGATGCTCGCCTCGTCGTCGATGGCCATCACCAGATCGGTGTTCTTCACGTTGTGGATCCAGGGCACGTGTTTGTCCCCGATGCCCTCGATGCGGTGCTCGCCGAAGCCGTTGGCGAGCAGGGTGGGGCACTGCGCGGCTTCGCTCGCGCCGATCTTGCTGCCCGGGAAGTGTTTCTTCAGGTAGTCGCCGGCGGCGATGGTGCCCGCGGAGCCCGTGGTCACCACCAGGCCCGCCAGGCGCCCCTTCGGGCCGAGCTCCTTCTCGAGCACCTCGGCCATGGCACGACCGGTCACCTCGTGGTGCCAGAGGTAATTCCCGAGCTCCTCGAACTGGTTGAAGATCATCAGCGACTGGCCGGAGCGGCGGAGCTCCCAGCACTTGTCGAAGATCTCCTTCACGTTGCTCTCGGTGCCCGGCGTCTTGATCACCTCGCCGGCCACCTTGCTGAGCCACTCGAAGCGCTCCTTGCTCATGCCCTCGGGCAGGATGGCGATGGACTCGCAGCCGAGCAGCGCCGAGTCGTAGGCGCCGCCGCGGCAGTAGTTGCCGGTCGAGGGCCAGACGGCCTTCTGCGAGGTGGGATCGAACTGCCCGGTCACCAGCCGGGGCGCCAGGCAGCCGAAGGCCGCGCCGACCTTGTGGGCGCCGGTGGGGAACCATTTGCCGACCAGCGCGATGATGCGCGCCTCGATGCCGGTCAGCTCGCTCGGGAACTCGACGAAGTTCACGCCGCCGAAGCCGCCGCCCTTCTCGACCGGCTGGTTGTGCCAGTTGATGCGGAACAGGTTCAGCGGGTTCACGTCCCAGAGCCCGACGCTGCCGAGCCCCGCCACGACCTTCGGCGGGATCTTCTTGGGATCGACCATTTGAGCCAGCGTCGGGATGACGATGTTCTTCTCTTTCGCGCGCTGGACGGCCTTGGCGAGGCCCGCTTCGTTCACGGTCAGGTCGATCATGGGGTTCCTTCTTTCAACACCTGGCTCAAAGCCGCAAGGCTCGGCTCGATGACGGGCGGGCTGGCCTTGGCGGCGCGCGTGGCAGCGCCGATGTCCTTCAGACCGTTGCCGGTGACGAGCACGACGATCTCCTCGTCCGCGGCGAGCTCCGTCAGCTCCGCTCCGGCGTAGGCCGCCGCCGCCGCCGGCTCGGCGAAGACCTGCGCGGTCCGGCCCAGCGTGGCGATGGCCGCGAGGATCTGCTCGTCGGAGACGATCACGAAGGCGCCGCCGGTCTCGCGCACGGCGGCGAGGGCGCGCTCGCCGTCGGCGGGTTTTCCCGCGGCGATGCTGTCGGCCAAGGTGTGGGTCTCGCAGGGCTCGATGTGGTCGCTGCCGGCCAGGAACGCCCGCGCGATGGGCGAGGAGCCCTCCGCCTGCACGCCCATGATCTTCGGCATGCGCTCGATGAAGCCGAGCTCGACCAGCTCACGGAAGCCCTTGTGCACGCCGACCAGGATGTTGCCGTCGCCGACCGAGACGAACACCCGATCCGGCGCCTTCCAGCCGAGCTGCTCGGCGATCTCGAAGGAGACCGTCTTTTTGCCCTCGGTGGTGAAGGGGTTCTGGGCGGTGTTCCGGCAGTACCAGCCGAGCTCCCGGGCCGCCGCCTCCGAGAGCGCGAAGGCGTCGTCGTAGCTGCCGCGCACGAGCACCAGGCGCGCGCCGAAGATCTGGAGCTGGGCGATCTTCGCCGGCGGCGCGCTCGCCGGCACCAGGATCACCGGCTCGATGCCGGCGCAGGGCGCCATGGCGGCCAGGGCCACGCCGGCGTTGCCGGTGGAGGCCGTGATGATGGGCGAGAGGCCGAGGGCTTGGGCGCGCTGCACCACCACCGCGCTCGCGCGGTCCTTGAGCGAGGCGGTGGGCATGCGGCCCTCGTCCTTGAGCCAGACGCGCGCGACCCCGAGCTTCGCCGCCACGCGGGGCGCGGCATACAGCGGCGTGCCGCCGACGCCGCGCAGGGGGCCGGCGCTCGCCGCCGGTACCGGCACCGGCAAGAGCGGCGCGTAGCGCCAGAGCGAGGGATCACGGCTCGCGCTGATGGCGTCGCGGCTCGCTCCCCCGAAGTCCGGGCGGACGTCCAGGTTGCCGTCGCAGCGCGGGCAGCGGTAGGTGGCTTCGTCGGGGCGAAGCTCGCCGCCGCAGCGGCGGCACGCGTAACCCAAAAACACGTCAGGGTTCTAGCGCGGCGGAAATTCAGCGTCTACGCGCGTGTGGCGGCCTTCCGCGCCCGGTCGATCTCGAGCGACGCCCGGAGCCCGCGGGTCCGGAGCGAGAACCAGACCAGGCGCTTCTTGTCCATGACGAAGAAGCGCTTGGCGTGGCGCGCGAGGGCTTTGGGATCGATGCGGAAGCCGAGCCCGGGCAACGCCGGCGGCGAGAGCTTGCCGCGCCGGTGCAGGAACGGCGTCTCCAGCAGCCCGTCCCGCGCTTCCGGCACCCAGCCCGGCGGGTTCAGCGGGTACTCGAGCTCCTTCTCGGCGCCGGTCGCCAGCCAGAGCTGCAGGTTCACCGCGAAGCCGATGCCGTTGGTCCAGGTGTGCGGCGTGTAGCCGAGCCCGGCCTGCTTCGCCAGCTTCGCCACCTCCAGCGTCTGCGCGATGCCGCCCGTGAAGATCGCGTCGGGCTGGAAGATCGAGTAGCAGCGCCGCTCGATCATCATGCGGAGCTCCGGTAGCCCTCCCGTGTGGAGCTCCGCGCCGCTGATGGGCACGCGGCTGTATCGACTGAGCTCCGACAGCTCCTCGTAGCCGTCCATGGGCAGCGGCTCCTCGACCCAGGTCAGGCCTGCGTCGGCACAAACGTCGGCGAAGCGCTTGGCGCGCGCGAGATCCCAGAGCGGCGCCGGGCCGATGGCGGTGACGCGCCAGGCCTGGTTCACGTCCACGCCGAGCTTCATGCGACTGCCCACGGCCTTGGCGGTCTCCACGACCTGGCGCTCGTCCACGGCCGGATCGAAGTCGTGGACGCGCAGCTTGAGCACCGAGAAGCCCTCGCTGAGGCGCGCTTCGGCCTCCTCGATGCGCGCGCCGGGCTCCTTCACCTCGCCGGTCGAGGCGTAGAGCGGAACCTCCCGCGGCGTGCCGCCGAGCAGCTCGTACACGGGCTTGTTCGCCAGCTTGCCTTTGATGTCCCAGAAGGCCGGCTCGATCCACCAGTTGCGCCAGCCGAGGTAGCCCATCTCGCGCAGGCGCTGCTGCACCAGGCCGATGTCCGTGGCGTCGGCGCCGATCAGGTAGGGCCCCACCAGCTCGCCCAGGCCCGCGCGCTCGTGGCCCATGCAAGGCCCCGCGCTGTAGCCCTCGATGCCGTCGTCGGTCGTGATCTTGATCAGCGTGAAGCGGTTCTCGTTCTGCGGAAAGCCGGGGATCCAGCTCGGCCGAAAGGTCGCCGGGAGCGGCACGGCGACGTGAAACAGCTCGATCTTGGCGACGCTGGTCATTTCTTCCTCGCCTTCTTCTTCGGGACCTTCTTCTTCGCCGGCGCCTTGTCCGTGCGCAGGCGGGGTGGCTTGCGTCCGACCTGCTCGGCCTTGAACGCGCTCGGACACAGCTCGCTGACGCTGCAGGCGGCGCAGGCCGGCTTGCGCGCCGAGCACACCCGCCGGCCGTGGAAGATCAGCGTGTGGGACACGCGATCCCAGTGCTCCCGCGGCAGCACGCGCATCAGATCGGTCTCGACCTTCTCGGGCGTGTCGTGGCGGCTCCAGCCCAGGCGCTGCGAGAGACGCAACACGTGCGTGTCCACCACCACGCCTTCGGGCGTGCCGAACGCCACCCCGAGCACGACGTTCGCGGTCTTGCGGCCGACGCCGGGGAGCTTCACCAGCTCGTCCAGCGTCCTCGGCACCTGACCGCCGTGCCGTTCCAGCAGCCCCTTTGCCAGCCCGGTGATGCTCTTGGTCTTCTGGCGGAAGAAGCCCAAGCTGCCGATGACCTTCTCGACCTCGGCGGGGTCGGCGGCCGCCAGCGCCGCCGCGCTCGGCCAGCGCCGGAACAGCTCGGGCGTCACCTTGTTCACGGCTACGTCCGTCGCCTGCGCGGACAGCACCGTGGCCACCACGAGCTGGAACGGATCTCGATGGTCGAGCTCGCAGTGCGCGTCGGGGTGTTGTCTGCAGAGCAGCTCGAACATGCGAGCCACCTGTCCGGATTTCGCGGGGGGAGGGGCTCGACGGCGCGACGACTGCGACATCAGGTGCGCATGCTAGTTCGGCATTCCATCACTGGCGACAGGAGATGAGCGGCGTTGCCGTCGCAAGCGACACCGGCGCCTCGGCGAGCTGGCGGCCGTTCACCACGCCTGGCGAGACGCCCCTCTTCCGGCTCGGCGGTCCAAGAATTGACCCGCACCCGCACCCGCACCCGCACCCGGACCTCGGCAGTGGGCGTTCGGATTCGGGTGCGGGTGCGGGTGCGGGTGCGGGGACGGCCGACCGGAGCGCGATTCCGGTCAGCCATCGCGTAGAGCCCGGCAAAGCTTCACGAGCATCGCGACAATTCGGTCGAGCGATGCTCGAGGACATCAAGGCGCGCACGGGCACCCTTCCCGGCCAACTCCTGGCGGACGCGAATCATGCGAAGCACTCGTGCATCGAAGCTGCGACCTGTGCCGGAGTCGAGCCCATCATCGCGATTCCGAAGCGCGATGATGGGCTCGACGAAACCCGTGAGTCCGGAGGTGGACGCCTGGCTCGAGCGGATGAAGACGGACGAAGGCAAGCGCGCGTATCGCGCCCGCGCGGCACTCTGCGAACTGTCCAACGCTCACCTCGAGTGCCACCACGGCACCGCGGCCGTCCTCGTCCGAGGTCTCACGAAGGTCACGTGCGTCGCTCTCCTCGGCGCCATTGCAGCCAACGTCCTCGCTCATGCCGCCACGTGGCTCGCGTAGCGGTCGAGCCTCGAGCGCACGTCCAAAGAGAGCTTGGTCAGGAACACGCTCCGCGCACTCCTGGCCGTTCTTCCTTTTGTCGATTTCGCCGGGCGTCTCCGCCCGACGAAATCGACAATGATGGACACCTCTTCAGCTCTCGCTCGGCTCGCCCCCGCTCGGCTCGCCTCCGCCCTCGCCGCCGCTGGCCTCGCCGCCGCTGGCCTCGCCGGTGTCGCCCGACGGGGGCTCGGAGCCGCCGTCGATCTCCGGCGGCATCAAGCTCTCGTCGTCCAGGCCCGACGAGCTCTCACTCATGGCCTCGATGGCCACGACGCGCTCGCCTTCTTCGACGCTCATCACCTTCACGCCCTGGGCGTTCCGGCCGGTCTCGCGGATCTCGGAGACGGTGGTGCGGATGGTCTGACCGCGGTCGGTGATCAACATCACCTCGTCGCCTTCCATCACCAGCGCGATGCCCACCACCGGCCCGTTGCGGTCGCTGGCGTCGATCAGGATGATGCCCTTGCCGCCGCGGTTTTGCTGGCGGAACTCCTCGAGCGGCGTGCGCTTGCCGTAGCCGCGCTCGCACACCGCCAGGACCTGCGTGCGCTGCGGATCGGTAGCCGCGAAGCCCACGACTTGATCTCCCTCGTCGAGATCGATGGCCTTCACGCCGGCTGCGCCGCGGCCCATGGGACGCACTTGCTGCTCGTCGAAGCGGATGCTCTTGCCGCTCTTGGTGGCGATCAGGAACTCCCGCGAGCCGTCGGTCACCGTCGCCGACAAGAGATGGTCGTCCTCGGCGATCTTCACGCCGATGATGCCCTTCTCGCGGTAGTTCTCGTACTCGAGGACCTCGGTCTTCTTGATCTGGCCGCCGGTGGTCAAGGTCGTCACGAACAGGCCTTCCTGGAAGCCGGGGACCGGGGTGATGGCGCGGATGCGCTCGCCCTCCTCGACGCCCAGGAAGTTCACGATGGCGCGCCCCTTGGCTTGGCGCGCCGCCATCGGGATCTCGTACACCTTCTTCACGTACAGCTTGCCAGCGTCGCTGAAGAAGAAGACGAAGCTGTGGGTGGAGGCCACGAAGAGCTGGTTCACGAAATCGTCGTCGCGGGCCTCCATGCCCGTCTTGCCCTTGCCGCCGCGCTTCTGCGCCTTGTAGTCGTTCAGGGCGGTGCGCTTGATGTAGCCCTGGTGGGAGATGGTCACCACCATCGGCTCTTCCTGGATCAGATCCTCGATCTGGATCTCGGCCTCGTTCTCCACGATCTCGGTGCGGCGCGGCTCGGCGTGTTTCTCCCGCACCGCGCGGAGCTCCGCGATGATGACCTCCATCAAGAGCTTCTCGTCGGCCAGGATGGCGCGCAGTCGAGTGATCTCGTTGCACAGCGTGCCGTACTCTTCGGCGAGCTTCTCGTACTCGAGGCCCGTCAGCTTGGACAGGCGCATCTCCAGGATGGCCTTCGCTTGCCGCTCCGAGAGGCGGTAGTCCTTCACCGCGGCCGCTGCCTGGATCTCTGCCTCCGGTCGCCCGGAGCGGCGCACGAACTCCTCGAGGCCGGCGAGCGGCAGCGCCATCAGGCGACCCTTGGCCTCGTCGCTGTCGCGCGACGCACGGATGGTCTTGATGACGAGGTCCACCTCGGTCACCGCCATGCCGAGGCCTTCGACGATCTCCTTCTGCGCTTCCGCCTGCGCCAGCTCGTAGCGCGTGCGGCGGCTCACCACCTCGCGCCGGTGCTCGACGAACTGGACCAGCGTCTCCTTGAGGTCCAGGACCGCGGGGCGCCCGTCCACGATGGCGAGGTT contains:
- a CDS encoding mandelate racemase/muconate lactonizing enzyme family protein, producing the protein MTSVAKIELFHVAVPLPATFRPSWIPGFPQNENRFTLIKITTDDGIEGYSAGPCMGHERAGLGELVGPYLIGADATDIGLVQQRLREMGYLGWRNWWIEPAFWDIKGKLANKPVYELLGGTPREVPLYASTGEVKEPGARIEEAEARLSEGFSVLKLRVHDFDPAVDERQVVETAKAVGSRMKLGVDVNQAWRVTAIGPAPLWDLARAKRFADVCADAGLTWVEEPLPMDGYEELSELSRYSRVPISGAELHTGGLPELRMMIERRCYSIFQPDAIFTGGIAQTLEVAKLAKQAGLGYTPHTWTNGIGFAVNLQLWLATGAEKELEYPLNPPGWVPEARDGLLETPFLHRRGKLSPPALPGLGFRIDPKALARHAKRFFVMDKKRLVWFSLRTRGLRASLEIDRARKAATRA
- the nth gene encoding endonuclease III, with protein sequence MFELLCRQHPDAHCELDHRDPFQLVVATVLSAQATDVAVNKVTPELFRRWPSAAALAAADPAEVEKVIGSLGFFRQKTKSITGLAKGLLERHGGQVPRTLDELVKLPGVGRKTANVVLGVAFGTPEGVVVDTHVLRLSQRLGWSRHDTPEKVETDLMRVLPREHWDRVSHTLIFHGRRVCSARKPACAACSVSELCPSAFKAEQVGRKPPRLRTDKAPAKKKVPKKKARKK
- a CDS encoding transposase, which produces MDAWLERMKTDEGKRAYRARAALCELSNAHLECHHGTAAVLVRGLTKVTCVALLGAIAANVLAHAATWLA
- the gyrA gene encoding DNA gyrase subunit A; translated protein: MANPPPQNPSPQDHPISIQDEMRTSYLDYAMSVIIGRAIPDVRDGLKPVHRRILYAMRDLNLTPSTSYRKCALVVGEVIGKYHPHGDAAVYDALVRMAQDFSLRHMLVDGQGNFGSVDGDPPAAYRYTECRMAKVAMDLMEDIEKDTVDFAPTFDESGQEPTVLPARFPNLLVNGSGGIAVGMATNIPPHNLAEVIDATIFLIGRPEATVEELIAIVPGPDFPTGGMIHGRSGIWQAYKTGRGSVVMRAKTEVEKVIGSNDREQIVVTEIPYQVNKARLAAKIAELIRDKRVEGIREVRDESDRDGMRLVVELKKDVFPDVVLNQLYRMTDMQASFGIINLAIVDGRPAVLDLKETLVQFVEHRREVVSRRTRYELAQAEAQKEIVEGLGMAVTEVDLVIKTIRASRDSDEAKGRLMALPLAGLEEFVRRSGRPEAEIQAAAAVKDYRLSERQAKAILEMRLSKLTGLEYEKLAEEYGTLCNEITRLRAILADEKLLMEVIIAELRAVREKHAEPRRTEIVENEAEIQIEDLIQEEPMVVTISHQGYIKRTALNDYKAQKRGGKGKTGMEARDDDFVNQLFVASTHSFVFFFSDAGKLYVKKVYEIPMAARQAKGRAIVNFLGVEEGERIRAITPVPGFQEGLFVTTLTTGGQIKKTEVLEYENYREKGIIGVKIAEDDHLLSATVTDGSREFLIATKSGKSIRFDEQQVRPMGRGAAGVKAIDLDEGDQVVGFAATDPQRTQVLAVCERGYGKRTPLEEFRQQNRGGKGIILIDASDRNGPVVGIALVMEGDEVMLITDRGQTIRTTVSEIRETGRNAQGVKVMSVEEGERVVAIEAMSESSSGLDDESLMPPEIDGGSEPPSGDTGEASGGEASGGEGGGEPSGGEPSES